A section of the Streptomyces sp. NBC_01363 genome encodes:
- a CDS encoding cytosine permease has translation MTQQETTARAPGGPTATDQVFQVETHGIDPIPDEDRHGSAKDLFWLWFGSNLTFTYVINGALAVAFGLSFWQATGVVVLGGLAFFAISAAGLSGVRTGTATLVISRAPFGVRGNWPAGMLNWVVSIGYTILNTVVGTLALEAFFADLGWASGRTGRALALLITLALTFVVALWGHATVQFAERWIAYVLAVGFAALLVFLLPGTDTGGAAVHPGASGWSLAFVVMLAGPFSYVPMPADYTRYLPKTTSMRSLTWYGALGGFVSSVALGVAGVAAATQTDMTDAVAGTEKLLPGWFQPLFLALVLGGSVTNSIVTLYSSSLNLQVLGVPWSRSKAIIISAAVTAAGSLCALFLTDFTSSLLSFLSLLIIVFAPWGGVFLADMLMRRCRYDAPALHAGPDGAYWYRSGYHPAGMTALLAGMVFAALTCDSELWTGPLVAPLGGADLTLLGAVVSGLVYWVLARRTVAPHTDPS, from the coding sequence ATGACGCAGCAGGAGACGACCGCGAGGGCGCCCGGCGGGCCGACGGCCACGGACCAGGTCTTCCAGGTCGAGACACACGGCATCGACCCGATTCCCGACGAGGACCGCCACGGCAGCGCGAAGGACCTGTTCTGGCTCTGGTTCGGCTCCAACCTGACCTTCACCTACGTCATCAACGGCGCCCTGGCCGTCGCCTTCGGGCTGTCCTTCTGGCAGGCGACCGGTGTCGTCGTCCTCGGCGGACTCGCGTTCTTCGCCATCAGCGCCGCCGGACTGAGCGGTGTGCGTACCGGCACCGCCACCCTGGTGATCTCCCGGGCCCCCTTCGGCGTACGCGGCAACTGGCCCGCCGGCATGCTCAACTGGGTGGTCAGCATCGGCTACACGATCCTCAACACGGTCGTCGGCACGCTCGCACTCGAAGCGTTCTTCGCCGATCTGGGCTGGGCGTCCGGCCGCACCGGGCGGGCCCTCGCCCTGCTGATCACCCTTGCGTTGACCTTCGTCGTCGCCCTCTGGGGCCACGCCACCGTCCAGTTCGCCGAGCGCTGGATCGCGTATGTCCTCGCCGTCGGGTTCGCCGCCCTCCTCGTGTTCCTCCTGCCGGGCACCGACACGGGCGGGGCGGCGGTCCACCCCGGCGCGTCCGGGTGGAGCCTGGCCTTCGTGGTGATGCTGGCCGGGCCGTTCTCGTACGTTCCGATGCCCGCCGACTACACGCGCTACCTTCCGAAGACGACCTCGATGCGATCGCTCACCTGGTACGGAGCCCTCGGCGGCTTCGTCTCCTCGGTCGCTCTGGGCGTGGCCGGGGTGGCCGCCGCCACGCAGACGGACATGACCGACGCCGTGGCGGGCACGGAGAAGCTGCTGCCGGGCTGGTTCCAGCCGCTCTTCCTCGCCCTCGTGCTCGGTGGCTCGGTCACCAACTCGATCGTCACGCTCTACTCGTCGAGCCTGAACCTCCAGGTGCTCGGCGTCCCCTGGAGCCGCTCCAAGGCCATCATCATCAGCGCGGCCGTCACCGCGGCCGGCTCCCTGTGCGCGCTCTTCCTCACCGACTTCACCAGCTCGCTGCTGTCCTTCCTCTCCCTGCTCATCATCGTGTTCGCGCCCTGGGGCGGCGTGTTCCTCGCGGACATGCTGATGCGCCGCTGCCGCTACGACGCCCCGGCACTGCACGCCGGACCCGACGGTGCCTACTGGTACCGGTCCGGCTACCACCCCGCCGGCATGACCGCGCTGCTCGCCGGCATGGTCTTCGCCGCCCTCACCTGCGATTCCGAGCTGTGGACCGGCCCGCTGGTCGCACCGTTGGGCGGCGCCGACCTGACGCTGCTCGGCGCGGTCGTCTCGGGGCTCGTCTACTGGGTGCTCGCACGGCGGACCGTCGCACCGCACACCGACCCTTCCTGA
- a CDS encoding NAD(P)/FAD-dependent oxidoreductase, with translation MTRVAIVGGGMGGLAAALFLGRRGHQVTLFERDGHRPGRDLDRDFFGWHRPGVPHAVQPHGLLAPVRTVLRAEAPDVYREMVRMGAREHNELAWFTERPPARAGDQDLVTIRTRRIVLEAALHDAVHREPGVDVRLGEPVDGLLVDRHGGIPRVTGVRSASRTHRAELVLDAGGRRSPVPRWLTEAGCREAVVENHRVPIAYFCRWYRLRPDGPRDPGRVRPGSFSAFAVGGVFPSDNGIFAASLTVSTADPTRAALRDPVVFERAARTFPAIAAWLDLEPEPVSGVLAMGGLHNRWTALADADGPVVTGLVGIGDSLAYTNPTMGQGVAMALRAGQWVAHHAGTPSDPASFTAEYHRWTARALRPWFDVQVAADQASAAQLSDPARVSSEPPTAAGRERAALAACAFDDPLVMRARAKVRHLVLTADQAYGTEEVRARLAHWLGEHPDFTPDFDGPARAEWESVMGHPDHAT, from the coding sequence TTGACGCGGGTTGCGATAGTCGGCGGCGGGATGGGCGGCCTGGCCGCAGCACTGTTCCTGGGGCGTCGGGGCCATCAGGTGACCCTGTTCGAGCGGGACGGCCACCGGCCGGGCCGTGATCTCGACAGGGACTTCTTCGGCTGGCACCGCCCCGGTGTGCCGCACGCGGTCCAGCCGCACGGACTCCTGGCTCCGGTCCGGACCGTGCTGCGCGCGGAGGCTCCGGACGTGTACCGCGAGATGGTGCGCATGGGGGCCCGCGAACACAACGAACTCGCCTGGTTCACCGAGCGTCCGCCCGCCCGCGCGGGAGACCAGGATCTGGTGACGATCCGGACCCGGCGCATCGTGCTGGAGGCCGCTCTGCACGATGCGGTGCACCGCGAGCCGGGCGTCGATGTGCGACTCGGGGAGCCTGTCGATGGCCTCCTCGTCGACCGGCACGGCGGCATCCCGCGGGTCACGGGGGTGCGGTCCGCATCGCGGACTCACCGCGCGGAGCTGGTGCTCGACGCCGGCGGGCGCCGGTCCCCGGTGCCCCGGTGGCTCACCGAGGCAGGCTGCCGGGAGGCGGTCGTGGAGAACCACCGCGTCCCGATCGCCTACTTCTGCCGCTGGTACCGGCTGCGGCCCGATGGACCGCGCGACCCCGGACGCGTCAGACCCGGCTCGTTCTCAGCCTTCGCGGTCGGCGGGGTGTTCCCGTCGGACAACGGCATCTTCGCGGCGTCCTTGACGGTCTCCACCGCCGATCCCACCCGCGCGGCCCTGCGGGACCCCGTGGTGTTCGAGCGGGCCGCCCGGACCTTTCCCGCCATCGCGGCCTGGCTGGACCTGGAGCCCGAGCCGGTCTCCGGAGTGCTCGCGATGGGCGGCCTGCACAATCGCTGGACCGCACTGGCCGACGCCGACGGGCCCGTGGTCACCGGCCTCGTGGGCATCGGGGACTCACTCGCGTACACCAATCCCACGATGGGGCAGGGAGTCGCCATGGCCCTGCGGGCGGGGCAGTGGGTGGCCCACCATGCGGGTACCCCATCGGACCCGGCGTCGTTCACCGCCGAATACCACCGATGGACCGCGCGGGCCCTGCGCCCGTGGTTCGACGTCCAGGTCGCCGCGGACCAGGCCAGTGCGGCTCAACTCAGCGATCCCGCAAGGGTGTCGAGCGAACCTCCCACCGCGGCCGGCCGCGAGAGGGCCGCCCTCGCCGCCTGCGCCTTCGACGACCCGCTGGTCATGCGCGCACGAGCGAAGGTCCGCCACCTCGTCCTGACCGCCGATCAGGCATACGGCACCGAAGAGGTCCGCGCCCGTCTGGCGCACTGGCTGGGCGAACACCCGGACTTCACGCCCGATTTCGACGGCCCCGCACGTGCGGAGTGGGAGTCGGTCATGGGGCATCCGGACCACGCCACCTGA
- a CDS encoding TetR/AcrR family transcriptional regulator, with the protein MAATARRRDGHLARERMLEEAMAAIAEDGLAALTMSALAKRLGTSGGHILYYFGSKDRLLLEVLGWSESALAEERRALLTGRAGVERKLGQFLELYLPRGPRDPRWTLWIELWARTASNEPLRQAQAEIDRGWQEDLEALLAKGVRQGRFAADLDTAARASELLALLDGLSTRVVLGQRGADRASALRMALSATERLVERG; encoded by the coding sequence GTGGCAGCGACGGCGCGACGGCGTGACGGGCACCTGGCCCGGGAACGCATGCTGGAGGAGGCGATGGCGGCCATCGCCGAGGACGGACTGGCCGCACTCACCATGTCGGCACTCGCCAAGCGCCTCGGCACCAGCGGCGGCCACATCCTCTACTACTTCGGCAGCAAGGACCGGCTGCTCCTGGAGGTGCTGGGCTGGAGCGAGAGCGCGCTCGCCGAGGAACGCCGGGCCCTGCTGACCGGCCGGGCCGGCGTCGAACGCAAGCTCGGCCAGTTCCTTGAGCTGTACCTTCCCCGCGGGCCACGCGATCCGCGCTGGACGCTGTGGATCGAACTGTGGGCGCGCACGGCGTCGAACGAGCCGCTGCGACAGGCCCAGGCCGAGATCGACCGCGGCTGGCAGGAGGACCTCGAAGCACTCCTCGCCAAGGGCGTACGGCAGGGCCGCTTCGCCGCGGACCTCGACACGGCGGCACGCGCTTCCGAACTCCTCGCCCTGCTCGACGGGTTGAGTACGCGCGTCGTCCTCGGTCAGCGGGGAGCGGACCGGGCGAGTGCACTGCGCATGGCGCTGTCGGCGACCGAGCGGCTGGTGGAACGGGGCTGA
- a CDS encoding MFS transporter, whose amino-acid sequence MNVRECTRNVGGGWRPGYVAAALVFAIGMAGTTLPTPLYGLYQEKIGFSELMVTVVFAVYALAVITVLLVAGNYSDEVGRRPVLLCAMALSAASAGCFLLESGLPLLFTGRLLSGCAAGLLSGAATAAVIELAGSGHKARAGFAATAANMGGLGCGPLLSGILAQYTPWPLTLPFWVHLGLVVLACGITWLLPETVAAPKRRPPLKPQGLSVPPEVKGVFLPASLAAFAGFALLGLFTAVAPSFASKTLGVHNLAVAGAVVFSVFLASTVGQALTQRIGARRALPVGCGILVVGLLLVASSLIAESLILLVLGALCGGSGQGLAFRAALTLISGAAPAQHRGGTISAFFVVAYAGISVPVVGVGAMATWLGLRQAGLIFTGCVMLLAAGAGSYAARRLPQNPDLQPDPSPTTSSRF is encoded by the coding sequence GTGAACGTTCGCGAATGCACACGGAACGTCGGTGGCGGGTGGCGGCCGGGCTATGTGGCCGCGGCACTGGTGTTCGCCATCGGAATGGCCGGGACCACTCTGCCCACCCCGTTGTACGGGCTCTACCAGGAAAAGATCGGCTTCTCCGAGCTGATGGTGACCGTCGTCTTCGCCGTATATGCCCTCGCGGTCATCACGGTGTTGCTGGTGGCGGGAAACTACTCCGACGAGGTCGGCCGAAGGCCTGTGCTCCTGTGCGCCATGGCGTTGTCGGCGGCGAGCGCGGGGTGTTTCCTGCTGGAAAGCGGTCTGCCGCTGCTCTTCACGGGGCGGCTGCTGTCCGGCTGCGCGGCCGGGCTGCTGAGCGGCGCGGCGACGGCGGCCGTCATCGAACTGGCGGGTTCTGGGCACAAGGCACGTGCGGGATTCGCCGCCACCGCGGCGAACATGGGTGGTCTGGGATGCGGGCCGCTGCTCTCCGGGATCCTCGCGCAGTACACGCCCTGGCCACTGACACTTCCGTTCTGGGTCCACCTGGGACTGGTGGTGCTGGCCTGCGGGATCACCTGGCTCCTGCCGGAGACCGTTGCCGCGCCGAAGCGCCGCCCGCCCCTGAAGCCGCAGGGACTGTCCGTTCCACCCGAGGTGAAGGGTGTCTTCCTGCCCGCCTCGCTGGCGGCCTTCGCCGGGTTCGCTCTTCTCGGCCTGTTCACCGCGGTCGCACCGAGCTTCGCCTCGAAGACGCTGGGTGTGCACAATCTGGCTGTCGCGGGTGCCGTGGTCTTCTCCGTCTTCCTCGCCTCGACCGTCGGGCAGGCCCTGACCCAACGGATCGGCGCACGCCGCGCGCTCCCGGTCGGCTGCGGCATCCTCGTGGTCGGCCTGCTGCTGGTGGCGTCGTCGCTGATCGCCGAATCCCTGATCCTGCTCGTCCTCGGCGCCCTGTGCGGCGGCAGCGGCCAGGGACTGGCCTTCCGTGCCGCGCTCACCCTGATCAGCGGCGCGGCCCCGGCGCAGCACCGCGGCGGCACCATCTCGGCGTTCTTCGTCGTCGCCTACGCCGGGATCTCCGTGCCGGTGGTCGGGGTCGGCGCCATGGCCACCTGGCTCGGACTGCGTCAGGCCGGGCTGATCTTCACGGGCTGCGTGATGCTGCTCGCGGCGGGCGCGGGCTCGTACGCCGCGCGCAGGCTGCCTCAGAACCCGGATCTGCAACCGGACCCATCGCCTACAACGTCCTCCCGGTTCTGA
- a CDS encoding carbohydrate ABC transporter permease, with protein sequence MRRLLGDILVPRATTVALWAWVVFNLALVAWVGLQSLKESGQVWLSPFALPATVEWGNYSAAWKAAGFSAAALNSTVLTLVGSLLIVALSAPAAYVLARSDRRAAGRFTGYFAMGLSIPVQTIVIPIIVIKLSVSTFMIDWVTGWWDNRITLLVFQVVLSLPFAVFVLTGYMRSLPHEIEEAAELDGAGPLRAFVQVVLPVAKPGVMTVLILNVIGLWNETLLALLITPTPEERTLPAALLSLYGSMQYSSDWGALFAGIVILVYPMIVLYLWLGRRIVEGMTAGIGK encoded by the coding sequence ATGAGGCGCCTGCTCGGCGACATTCTGGTGCCGCGCGCGACGACCGTCGCGCTGTGGGCCTGGGTCGTCTTCAACCTCGCGCTGGTCGCCTGGGTCGGCCTCCAGTCGCTCAAGGAGTCCGGGCAGGTCTGGCTCTCGCCGTTCGCGCTGCCGGCCACCGTCGAGTGGGGCAACTACTCCGCGGCGTGGAAGGCGGCCGGCTTCTCCGCCGCCGCGCTCAACAGCACCGTCCTGACCCTGGTCGGATCCCTGCTGATCGTCGCGCTGTCGGCGCCCGCCGCGTACGTCCTGGCCCGCTCCGACCGGCGCGCCGCGGGGCGGTTCACCGGGTACTTCGCGATGGGTCTGAGCATCCCGGTCCAGACGATCGTGATCCCCATCATCGTGATCAAGCTGTCCGTGTCCACGTTCATGATCGACTGGGTCACCGGCTGGTGGGACAACCGCATCACGCTCCTGGTCTTCCAGGTGGTGCTGTCGCTGCCGTTCGCCGTGTTCGTGCTCACCGGCTACATGCGCTCGCTGCCCCACGAGATCGAGGAGGCGGCCGAGCTGGACGGCGCGGGTCCGCTGCGCGCCTTCGTCCAGGTCGTGCTGCCGGTGGCCAAGCCGGGCGTGATGACCGTGTTGATCCTCAACGTCATCGGCCTGTGGAACGAGACGTTGCTCGCCCTGTTGATCACACCCACGCCTGAGGAGCGCACGCTGCCCGCGGCCCTTCTCAGCCTCTATGGCTCCATGCAGTACAGCTCCGACTGGGGCGCCCTGTTCGCCGGAATCGTGATCCTGGTCTATCCCATGATCGTGCTCTACCTCTGGCTGGGCCGCCGCATCGTCGAGGGCATGACTGCGGGGATCGGTAAGTAA
- a CDS encoding amidohydrolase, protein MASPARPAHLVLRNARIHTVDPAFPEAQAMAVVDGRIAWLGADEDARGWTGPETRVIDAEGRLVLPGFIDAHNHVRLGSDDACVQLSGARTLDEVHARIRDWHTANPGAEWIEAEAFDYSAIPDGRMPTAADLDPATGDVPAFVLSYDVHTAWVNTAGLRRLGIDRDRTHLPFGEAATDPATGEPTGFIKDFAVKGLSRDGHRALRELGLPWASPDRQYGRLAKSLDDAIGFGITTVVEPQNSLDDLPLFERARAEGRLKSRIVAALFHPRGTTDADLDDFADAARRHDDDRIRVGPLKLYIDDVVEPRTAALLEPYAGCRHHRGDTFYLPEEFAELLTKLDARGFQCFVHATGDRGIRTVLDAVERARAVNGARDARHQVVHVECLDPDDTPRFAALGVVACMQPRHSAPEVAGPGKDWAENVGAERWHKAWPMRSLHTAGAVLALSSDWNVAEMDPMVGIHTAVTRRPLSGGEPWMPQETISVESAVHGYTMGSAYANFLEDERGSLTVGKTADFVVLSRDILRAAPEDIPGTVAETVVVGGVVEHTV, encoded by the coding sequence ATGGCCAGCCCCGCCCGTCCCGCCCATCTCGTCCTGCGCAACGCCCGCATCCACACCGTCGACCCGGCGTTTCCCGAGGCGCAGGCCATGGCGGTGGTCGACGGCCGCATCGCCTGGCTCGGTGCCGACGAGGACGCCAGAGGGTGGACCGGACCGGAGACACGCGTCATCGATGCCGAAGGCAGGCTCGTGCTCCCCGGGTTCATCGACGCCCACAACCATGTCCGGCTCGGCTCGGACGACGCCTGCGTCCAGCTCTCCGGTGCCCGTACCCTCGACGAGGTCCACGCCCGTATCCGTGACTGGCACACGGCCAACCCCGGCGCCGAGTGGATCGAGGCGGAGGCCTTCGACTACTCGGCCATCCCGGACGGCCGGATGCCCACCGCCGCGGACCTCGACCCGGCCACGGGCGATGTACCGGCCTTCGTGCTCAGCTACGACGTGCACACCGCCTGGGTGAACACGGCCGGCCTGCGCCGTCTCGGCATCGACCGCGACCGCACCCACCTGCCCTTCGGCGAGGCCGCCACCGACCCGGCCACCGGTGAACCCACTGGCTTCATCAAGGACTTCGCGGTCAAGGGCCTCTCCCGCGACGGCCACCGGGCCCTGCGCGAGCTGGGTCTGCCGTGGGCCTCGCCGGACCGGCAGTACGGGCGACTCGCCAAGTCCCTGGACGACGCCATCGGCTTCGGCATCACCACGGTGGTCGAACCCCAGAACTCGCTCGACGACCTCCCCCTCTTCGAGCGCGCACGCGCCGAGGGCCGGCTCAAGTCCCGTATCGTCGCAGCCCTCTTCCACCCGCGCGGCACCACGGACGCAGACCTCGACGACTTCGCCGACGCCGCCCGGCGCCACGACGACGACCGGATCCGGGTCGGACCGCTCAAGCTCTACATCGACGACGTGGTGGAGCCGCGAACCGCGGCCCTCCTGGAGCCCTACGCGGGCTGCCGCCACCACCGGGGCGACACCTTCTACCTGCCCGAGGAGTTCGCCGAGCTGCTGACGAAGCTGGACGCCCGCGGCTTCCAGTGCTTCGTCCACGCGACCGGCGACAGGGGGATCCGTACGGTCCTGGACGCCGTCGAGCGGGCGCGCGCGGTGAACGGGGCGAGGGACGCCCGCCACCAGGTCGTCCACGTCGAGTGCCTCGACCCCGACGACACCCCGCGCTTCGCCGCCCTGGGCGTGGTCGCGTGCATGCAGCCCCGCCACAGCGCCCCGGAGGTCGCCGGCCCCGGCAAGGACTGGGCGGAGAACGTCGGGGCCGAGCGCTGGCACAAGGCATGGCCCATGCGCAGCCTGCACACGGCCGGGGCCGTGCTCGCGCTGTCCAGCGACTGGAACGTGGCCGAGATGGACCCGATGGTCGGCATCCACACCGCCGTCACCCGGCGTCCGCTGAGCGGTGGGGAGCCCTGGATGCCGCAGGAGACGATCAGCGTGGAGTCCGCGGTCCACGGCTACACGATGGGTTCGGCCTACGCCAACTTCCTCGAGGACGAACGCGGTTCGCTCACCGTCGGCAAGACCGCCGACTTCGTGGTCCTCTCCCGCGACATCCTGCGCGCCGCACCCGAGGACATCCCCGGCACCGTGGCGGAGACCGTCGTGGTCGGCGGCGTCGTCGAGCACACCGTGTGA
- a CDS encoding right-handed parallel beta-helix repeat-containing protein: MGALLAALALPLSAVAAGPAQAATPAQHHPRVAGTTYYVDAASGNDSASGRNESAAWKSLARASQLTLGPGDQLLFKSGQRWKGRLDVQGAGAVGAPALVGSYGSGAKPVIEGGGTTDVAVKLDNVHDFTLDGLEVTNWSDSTTPRSGVNLFAKDAGKLSNITLRNLNIHDVDGPGGSTVSSAGLLVSVRGNQTPTYFDNLVVEKNEVSRIRSYGIITWSTWSRRNGMTSLYPVETGIPDSEVVTWTPSTGVRIRDNYVYDVTAGGITPMHTRGAVVEGNRVHKAASGRLNTKGGNVAIWWQGNDDLLVQRNEVSGTGFNGPGTDGHGFDADADNNHSVVQYNYSHDNDGGFFITVSFNGAPTKETVVRYNLSKDDGYEVFSLSTETSGTHIYNNTVYASGRVVTVHPPYTGAGDYPLGKIVHIYNNASGIEIRNNIFYNRTTAGYDTANSTVYDSNLYWGTGTPVAPSGDINAIRADPKLVSIGTDPAGYKLQADSPARGRGAAVAQGIKDYFGNPVPATAPDRGFHQFTGAPYRPAVTTSYPTLGNSHPYRMADGDTSTAWSSAAAGIAFPGTIDVDYRQPTSIGSVTLHTAFATGQGIKQLDVQTWNGSSWVTRVAGQQLAWTGNTSAVERRTITLPQRVTTERLRLTVRDAHLQWGNFAVYEIQAA; the protein is encoded by the coding sequence GTGGGGGCGCTCCTGGCGGCTCTCGCCCTCCCGCTCTCCGCGGTGGCGGCGGGGCCCGCGCAGGCGGCGACCCCGGCCCAGCACCATCCGCGCGTGGCGGGCACCACGTACTACGTGGACGCCGCATCCGGCAACGACAGCGCATCGGGCCGAAATGAGTCCGCTGCCTGGAAGTCCCTGGCCAGGGCGAGTCAGTTGACGCTGGGTCCCGGTGACCAGCTGCTGTTCAAGTCCGGTCAGCGGTGGAAGGGACGGCTCGACGTCCAGGGAGCGGGGGCGGTGGGCGCCCCGGCACTCGTCGGCTCGTACGGCAGCGGCGCCAAGCCGGTGATCGAGGGCGGCGGCACGACCGATGTCGCGGTCAAGCTCGACAACGTCCACGACTTCACCCTCGACGGGCTGGAGGTGACCAACTGGAGCGACAGCACCACCCCCCGCTCCGGTGTGAACCTCTTCGCCAAGGACGCGGGCAAGCTGTCCAACATCACGCTGCGCAATCTGAACATCCATGACGTCGACGGCCCCGGCGGCAGCACCGTCAGCTCTGCCGGGCTGCTGGTCTCCGTCCGCGGCAACCAGACGCCCACGTACTTCGACAACCTGGTGGTGGAGAAGAACGAGGTCAGCAGGATCCGTTCGTACGGGATCATCACCTGGTCCACCTGGTCCCGGCGCAACGGCATGACCAGCCTGTACCCGGTGGAGACCGGCATCCCCGACAGCGAGGTCGTCACCTGGACGCCCAGCACCGGCGTCAGGATCCGCGACAACTACGTCTATGACGTGACGGCCGGCGGCATCACTCCCATGCACACCAGGGGCGCCGTCGTCGAGGGCAACCGCGTCCACAAGGCCGCCAGCGGCCGGCTCAACACCAAGGGCGGCAACGTCGCCATCTGGTGGCAGGGCAACGACGACCTGCTCGTGCAGCGCAACGAAGTGTCGGGCACCGGCTTCAACGGGCCGGGCACCGACGGCCACGGCTTCGACGCGGACGCCGACAACAACCACAGCGTCGTCCAGTACAACTACAGCCACGACAACGACGGCGGGTTCTTCATCACCGTCTCCTTCAACGGAGCACCGACCAAGGAGACCGTGGTCCGGTACAACCTGAGCAAGGACGACGGCTACGAGGTCTTCAGCCTCTCCACCGAGACGTCGGGCACCCACATCTACAACAACACGGTCTACGCGAGCGGCCGGGTCGTCACCGTGCACCCGCCCTACACCGGGGCCGGCGACTATCCGCTCGGCAAGATCGTGCACATCTACAACAACGCGAGCGGCATCGAGATCCGCAACAACATCTTCTACAACCGCACCACCGCCGGCTACGACACCGCCAACAGCACCGTCTACGACTCCAACCTCTACTGGGGCACCGGCACGCCCGTCGCCCCCTCCGGCGACATCAACGCGATCAGGGCGGACCCGAAGCTGGTCTCCATCGGCACCGACCCGGCGGGCTACAAGCTCCAGGCCGACTCCCCCGCGCGGGGGCGCGGCGCGGCGGTGGCGCAGGGCATCAAGGACTACTTCGGCAACCCGGTCCCGGCCACCGCTCCCGACCGGGGCTTCCACCAGTTCACCGGAGCCCCGTACCGCCCGGCCGTCACCACGTCGTACCCCACGCTCGGCAACAGCCATCCCTACCGGATGGCCGACGGCGACACCTCGACCGCGTGGAGCAGCGCGGCCGCAGGCATCGCCTTTCCCGGCACCATCGACGTGGACTACCGGCAGCCCACCAGCATCGGCTCCGTCACCCTGCACACCGCCTTCGCCACCGGCCAGGGCATCAAGCAGCTCGATGTGCAGACCTGGAACGGCTCGTCGTGGGTGACGCGGGTCGCCGGACAGCAACTGGCCTGGACCGGCAACACGTCGGCCGTCGAGCGGCGCACGATCACCCTGCCGCAGCGGGTCACGACCGAGCGTCTGCGCCTGACGGTCCGCGACGCCCACCTCCAGTGGGGCAACTTCGCGGTCTACGAGATCCAGGCCGCCTGA
- a CDS encoding NmrA/HSCARG family protein, which translates to MSLEQGDLMSIAVLGATGGQGGAVATALLEAGHGVRAVVRDPGSGRARALAAAGAEVVPGDLSDAASLADAFRGATAAFAVTTPFQDGLDAEVAQGAAIVRAAADAALPHLVMASVASADQDTGVPHFETKARTEKLLAASGLPATVVAPAYFYDNALGSVDEVAVGLLTMPVPGDTPLQQVARQDLGRVVAAVVADPDRWIGQRIEVAGDDPTPLRMAAEIGRAAGGTVAFRQSSLEDLRTTNPDMFAMYTFLANTGYRVDMAALRTQFPTVPWTSYTAWADAQDWPKPPA; encoded by the coding sequence ATGTCGCTCGAACAGGGAGACCTCATGTCCATCGCGGTACTCGGCGCGACCGGTGGTCAGGGAGGCGCGGTGGCCACCGCCCTGCTGGAGGCGGGACATGGCGTGCGGGCCGTGGTGCGCGATCCCGGCAGCGGGCGGGCCCGTGCGTTGGCCGCGGCCGGGGCGGAGGTCGTGCCGGGGGATCTGTCCGACGCGGCCTCGCTCGCCGATGCGTTCCGGGGCGCGACGGCCGCGTTCGCCGTCACCACCCCGTTCCAGGACGGACTCGACGCCGAGGTCGCCCAGGGCGCGGCGATCGTACGGGCGGCCGCGGACGCCGCACTGCCGCATCTGGTGATGGCCTCCGTCGCCAGTGCGGACCAGGACACCGGTGTCCCGCACTTCGAGACCAAGGCCAGGACCGAGAAGCTGCTCGCCGCCTCGGGACTGCCGGCGACGGTGGTGGCACCGGCCTACTTCTACGACAATGCCCTGGGCTCCGTGGACGAGGTGGCGGTCGGCCTCCTCACCATGCCGGTCCCCGGTGACACTCCCCTGCAACAGGTGGCGCGGCAGGATCTGGGCCGTGTCGTGGCCGCGGTCGTCGCCGATCCGGACCGCTGGATCGGGCAGCGGATCGAGGTGGCGGGCGACGATCCCACACCGCTCCGGATGGCTGCGGAGATCGGGCGGGCCGCAGGCGGCACGGTCGCGTTCCGTCAGTCGTCGCTGGAGGACCTGCGCACCACCAACCCCGATATGTTTGCCATGTACACCTTCCTCGCGAACACCGGTTACCGGGTGGACATGGCTGCGCTGCGAACGCAGTTCCCCACCGTCCCCTGGACCTCCTACACCGCGTGGGCGGACGCCCAGGACTGGCCGAAGCCCCCCGCGTGA